The DNA window CTTGTTGCAAATGTTAATAGCGCTACACACAGAGaattgtgttttgttatttttgctcaaCGTTTTTAATGGCGCAATGTCGCCAGTCTGGGGGGGGGGGAGGCTAAAAGCGCTGCTCGAACAGCAGGCAGCGccttaaagcagctgcatttgtggcatttgtaTACGCATTTCATTTCGAGCTTGTGGCGACACCACCCGACCTCGTCctgctcccgctcccgctcccgaGCATTCCAGACAGCGCATTGTCGCCAGACCAGCACATAATGGCCATGGTCCCCAGCTGGGCTTATacccacagcaacaacagcgacagctgcttgcttgctgtCTTGTCTGGCTGGCAGGCAGCTTTTatcatattaagcatacgcttAGTTGGCTTTATATGCCACACATGCAGGTCTATGCTGTAATCCAAATGCAATGCTTGGCATTTAGCATAAACGCCAGCACACAATACAATACAAGCAACGTTTTAAGCTTGTGTGCTGTTCATAATTCATGGAAATTAgcccaattgcaattgttgcttatgcaaatgcttttcCAAAAACCAATTGAACAACTGAACAATTTCATCTATTACTTCTAGGTCAACTCAGTTATTGTTTACAGCTAGCTGGGGCATTACAgcaatttgcttatgcttatgctgtGCTTCAACAGTTTTGCCCATTGTAGAGCTTAAGCTCATGTGCATAATAATTATGGCAATGGCCTCTAAATTACTTTGGCAAGTTtagcagctttgctttgcccACTGTAACTTGAGACTTCACTTAGTGCTTTGTAATTTTCATAACTATTAACGTCttttgctgttcttgttgttgtttgttaacgttaacgttaacgtttATGTCTCTGCTTTAATATGCACACAGAAAATGCgacatttcatttgcagcagTCTTTTGATTAAAAGCAAGAAACTGAGCAAACTGCTGACAGCACTATATACTCCactatgtatgcatatatatataaatgtatgtgtgtgtgtgtgtgtatactttacatatatacttatacatatatatatatacatatatatatctgtgtaTATCAAGCTGTCGCCTGGCTGGCTTGTTGCCCAGCGCGTGGGCAAGTAAAAcaattaatgaaaatgaaattatactTGGCCGGAAGCCATCATGAATTTTGAGTGCAAATGCCATTAGCATTTGCAGGACCGTTcggtggcggcagcagcagcagccacagtgTGTGGCAACTTGTGTGGCACGAGGTGTGGCCGTGCTGCTTGCCTCATGCGCTGACCAGACCAGCAGACCAACAGACCATCGCCACCATTAGGTTCCTAAAGCTTTCAGCTGTGGCACATGGGGCgtatgttttaatttcatgACGTGTTGATGGTTCATCACTTAGACTGACGCGCGCGCAGCGCTCAGCTCCAGCGACTTGGGAGCTGccgttgtcgctgtcgctgttcaACATATTGAGTTTCAAAGCACTGTGCAAGGCATGCACTAAAAGGTCGCAGGTCACCACAGCAACATGGCTTGGTAAATTGCTGTGATTTCTCCATTTTAAGGCGCCACGGGGCACACTTAAAGCGACGCATTGCCTCATGTtgcttgcaaaaatgtttaacaacgggacactgcacacacacacacacacacacacactcgtacgcacgcacacataaatatgtgtgtatataaaatgctgcGACATGCGTTAGACACACATGGACACTTTTATGATTGCTTGACAGCAaggtaaaagcaaaaagaaagaaaaaactatTCTAGCGAATTTTTTTTCAGACTACAGcaattgcttgcatttgtaCCGAAAgtctttaaattcaatttaaatatgagcTATgctttaagcaactttttagCTTAATAGCTACGTCAAGAAACCATTCAAACCAAGACTTTAACAAgctttaacatatttatattaatcataagatatttatattattttcatacaaaCTTTCctaaacacaaatataaaattggggaaaaaagctaagctaagaaatattttattaaattattagcaacaaatatatcaGACTATTCTATAAATCTACAAATCAGTTATTCTTTAACTAagatcattttatttacaatgcaAGCTTGCTGTGAAAAgaattgtgtttaaattttattatggtTAGCTAAgcataaagagagagagtccACCTCCCACGCTCAGTGTCTACGTGTAGTCAAAATATCCCATCGAACGATgggcgctctctaagcaagaAAACAGCGACGCTCTCATTCGCCCGCAGCAGCTCAGAgccatgatacaataatactATTGTatcataatataatattattgtatcatgctCAGAGCGAACATGCATAAGCTGCATGCGGTATCGCTCTTGCTCGCTGAGCGGCTTGCGCTATCGCTCTTGCTCGCTGAGCGGCTTGCGCTCTCGCCTCCTGTTCTCGCACTGAGATCAACGTGGGTGGGAGGCTGACGCCCTTTGTAGGTCAGTTGTGCTTAAGCTGTACGGAAAGTCAGACATGCAGTGAGCGAGTTGCGTGAATACTAAATAATGCCATCAGACTATATATTAAGCAAGTGCAAACAATGATAACTTCTCTGTCCAAGAGCTGAGTAAGTAATTCAAactagcaacaaaacaaaattagtaTTAGTAAGTGTATTAAATCTTTCTTATGCCAAACAATgggcttttgtattttatgtcTGTAGAgaacaaaagaaattttattgattggctttataattttagttgaaaATAGTTTGCATTGCTGTTCGactgtatatttaatttgcattacgAACTTATTGATATTTAGCTTTCTAAgtagcaaaaacaattatttgcactTTAAATGCATTGAGGGATACAATCAGTTTACAGCAGCATGAACTAagctgcttaagtttaaagtttttgccatttaaattgcaaagccATTGTTTACCTTCGCTGCCAACTATGTGCACAAAGTAATCGTTGCTGCCAAGAAGCAAGCGGCTATTGTCATCTTGGgtaaagtttgctgctgcaaaatggCAATTTATTCAGCTAACAATGTCGATTGCCtggcaattgcagcttaatgCGTAATCGCCATTGTGTTGGCGCAAATTGGACCTATTTAAAGCAGGGCGAActgagctgaagctgctgcagtgcagctTAGCGCAAGCACAGAGCACACAATTGACTCCTGccattgaatttttgttattgttgttcagcatacatatatgtacatatatatttatcatatTGTTGCAGACGATTTCAAGGAACGGCTCATTGCGAGCGTCAAAAAGGAAGTGAAGCAGTTGATGGAGGAGGCGGTTACCAAGAAATATGTGCACGAGGAAAGCAGCTCGGTTACCTCGCTCTGTGCCGCCGTCGAGGCTTGCCTCAGTCAGGGACTGCGTCGACGTGCGCTTGGTTTGTTCAAGACCTCTTCGACCACAGCCCTGTTGCATAAGATAGCCAAGACCTGTCCCGAGGCAGAGCACATCAGTAAGCTAGTGCAGGAGATTGAGTCATGTGATCCCAACAAGCGTTCGTCCTCGAGCAGCGACAGCTTCAATCGCCCGCCGATGCTCAAGAAAGGCAGCAACAGTTCTATGTGCAGTACAAGTGTGGCCGCTGGTGTTTGTAGCTCCATGAGCAGCACAGTGGGCGCAACAGTTAGCACCAGCAACTCTAGCATGTCATTAGCCAGCATGAAGTGAGTATactataatttgtatatatgcaaattaatatttaattaagcaattttgttaataaaacgtatatgtgcatattactgttttaattgcactgcaaataaaagaagCATAAATCTTAACTTTAAATtcgaatttatataaaagcttaaTTGAAACTGCTTTGGCTTGCAGCGCAAGCTTTTGTGCACTTAAATGCAGTGTCTGTTAATTGCATACGCTaacaaagttttattttagacACGAACCaaatagatatagatatggaaaactttaaatttaaaacggTTCAGCTTTTTAAATTCTCTTTGCAGTGTTTTACAATACTAAGAAGTACTTCGTTCGAGCTTATTCGCAAGTCTATCGATAGTTCGCAGCTATCGATAGTGATATTGCCATTTGAAACATTTGTAAACAGCTTGCACTTTTCTTATTGCATTGTAGATATCTGTGGATACGCTTGGCACTTTATGAGAAACGCTTGACCAAGATCATAGAGTATTTGGTTTGCAATGCCCAGAGCTACTACGATCGTGATGCGCTCGTGGCGGACGCGGATTATGGCTCTATATTAAGCTCGCTGCTGGTGGGTCCGTGTGCGCTCGAGTTTACGCGCGCCAAGACCGCCGATCACTACTGGACAGATCCGCATGCAGATGAGCTGGTGCAGCGTCATCGCATTAGCTGCCGTCGCTCCTCGTCCACGTGCACTCGGCCAccaattataaactttaagcgCAGTCTAAATACCAGCTCGGATGAGGCGAGCAACGGCAGCTTTAAGTCAATTGCATCGGCCACTGTGGCCAAGGACTATGTGGAGTCGCTGCATCAGAATGCCAAGGCAACGCTGCTCTATGGCAAGAACAACGTACATGTGCAGCCCAAAGATGTGGCCGAGCTCATGCCAGGCTATCTCAGTCTGCATCAAAATATACAGACACTTACCATCAAATGGACGCCCAATCAGCTGATGAATGGCTATAACGAGGCCGAGGATGAGGACATTGACAAGGAAGTTTTCTGGGCCTATGCGCTCAATATAAATGTCGATGACATTGTCTATGTGCACTGCCATCAAAGTCGCGGCGAGGACAGCGGCGGCACAGTTATACTCGTCAGCCAGGATGGTGTACAGCGTCCGCCCATTCATTTTCCCGAGGGCGGTCATATGCAGCAGTTTCTTAGCTGCCTGGAGACGGGCCTGCTGCCTCATGGCCAGTTGGATCCGCCACTCTGGTCCCAGCGCGGCATTGGCAAGATGTTCCTTTGGCCGAAGAGCATGCGTCGACGCATTCTGCCCTCAGTCATGGAATCTGTGGATGAAACACCCATCGATTATGTCTTTCGCATTGTTAGCAAGAGCAAACACGAGGAATTTGGTGAGTTCCACTTAACAATTCAACTGCAATTCATGCCTCATGCTCTGCCATACTTTTTACACTTTTAGCTGCCACGCATTCCATACTGGACTTCGTACGCAGCACACCACGACGCGctcagctgagcagctgctccacGTCGACCAcaggcagcagcgactgctccAATAAGAGCCTATCCATTGACCAGTATCCGCTGGAGTCGccgttgctgcagcagcataatcAGAGCACCAGCATTGAGATGGTCTGCTCCACAATGCGACGCCAGATTATCTCGCGCGCCTTTTACGGCTGGCTGGCCTACTGCCGCCATCTATCCACTGTGCGCACGCATCTTTCCGGACTCGTGCATGGACGTATAACCCCAGAGAGTAAGAGCATTAAGATCTTTTGTAGTCTAGGCCAACAGCTTTTACACCTGCCTACTGGAAAGCATTGCATAAATACTATGCCAtaatactatatttatattttttgcttatattcaCTAGTGAAAGCCGATGAGGAAGGGCTCACCAAAGAGCGCTGGGAGCGTCTGAATGCAGAGGGAACACTCAGCAATTCCACCGAGTTCTACCGCTTGGTTTACTTTGGAGGCGTGCAGCCGGAGCTGCGCAAGGAGGTCTGGCCTTATCTGCTGGGCCACTATGCTTTTGGCAGCACAAAGGAGGAGCGTGTGAAGCAGGACGACACCTGCAAGCATTACTATGAGACAACCATGAGCGAGTGGCTGGCAGTGGATGCCATTGTGCAGCAGCGCGAAAAGGAGAAGACAGCGCGTGCGGTGGCCAAGCTGAGCTCGGGCAGCACTAGCGGCAATGAGCGCACCGTGCGTGCAGCGGATGTGGAATCGGGTGGCGAGCTGGAGAACGAGGTGTTTGAGGATATCTCAGATATATCCGATCCCGGTGACCTGGAGTTTGATGatgagcagcgacagcagcaacattttcagCAACAGGAGGCGGTAAGTACCACGCATCTGAGCGTTAAGCCCATACCGCGTACCATGAAAACCAGCACAGACTCTGGCCATGTAGAGGAGAATCTTGAGGAGCTGGATGAAGAAgaggaacagcaacagcagcaggagcaacagaCAACCGTTAAGGAGCAGGCAAAGCCTAAAGAGCTACCACCCAGCTGCTCAACCTCGACCACGTCCTCCTATGAGACAGTGGGTGGTGCAGCACAGCCAAGCGACATGCGCGGCGTGCTCAGTCCCGAATATTTGAGTGCCGATGATCTGCAAGCACAGCTGCCCGAGGATGAGGAGGCCAGCAAATTGCCACAGCAGGCAGCTGTCATTGTAACCAATGCCTCCATAGATATTGCCAATTGGGAGCGTAGTTCCAAGGCAGAAGCCAATGAACAAATGCCTACGCTCACGGAGCAACAGGACACAGCCACGACCAATCTCGACTCTCTGCAGCAGCCCAAGTCAGCTTGCGCTTCACCAGCCAGCTCCAATGGCGGTGTTTATAGTGTAAGTAATCTGTGTGTTTTATATACtcttattatattattatattatattgtttacAGAGCGAATTGTTAGAGCAGTTTGGATTGAATCTGCATCGCATTGAGAAGGATGTGCAGCGTTGCGATCGCAACTATTCGTACTTTGCCAATGAGAATCTGGACAAGCTGCGCAATGTGATATCGACATATGTGTGGGAGCATCTGGACATTGGTTACATGCAGGGCATGTGCGATCTTGTGGCCCCGCTGCTGGTCATCTTTGATGACGAGTCGCTCAGCTACAGCTGCTTCTGCAAGCTCATGGAGCGCATGATTGAGAACTTTCCCAGCGGTGGCGCCATGGACATGCATTTTGCCAATATGCGGTGAGCTGCAGCGCAACCTTTGACCTTGTCAACTTGCTAATTTGAagttcttttgtttgttattactTGTCAGCTCGCTTATTCAAATACTCGACTCGGAGATGTACGATCTGATGGACTCGAATGGGGACTACACGCACTTTTACTTCTGTTACCGCTGGTTCCTCTTGGACTTCAAGCGTGAGCTTGTCTATGACGATGTCTTTGCCACCTGGGAGGTCATCTGGGCGGCCAAGCACATTGCCTCCGGTCACTTTGTGCTCTTCCTTGCATTGGCGTTGCTCGAGACCTACCGCGACATTATTCTATCCAATAGCATGGACTTTACCGATGTCATCAAGTTCTTTAATGGTGAGATTTGGGCATctattatcaaaaataaaactaatccTATTGCTTTTCAGAAATGGCCGAGAGACACAATGCACAGGCAGTGTTGCAACTGGCACGCAGTctggtgctgcagctgcaaatgatCATTGAGAACAAGTAACTAGATGATTAGCCAGTTAGAATATGAACCAAGAAATATAgatcaaaatacaaatacaatatgtATACAATATTGTAGCTTTagcagcttaaaaatgtttgccaaaagacaaaagaaaacagtaaatattaaaatacatatacaaattctCCCAAGCggcacaaatttatatataaagtatatgaatataaatatgtagagTGATTAGCTTAGCGCAATGCGCTTGCAAAGTTTGCTGAATGTCAACAATGtgcttaaagctttgctaTGCGTGCTTGCAAGCGCATTATGCTTTATTCATATTACTCCATGTGTATTAGACTATAATTTTTGACTTTaaagtatttgttatttaactttaaactaACTATAAACCCTAACTGTAATGTGTAACAGTAACTTGGACTGTTTTATgacttaaaaaattgtatgtacctatacatgtgtgtatatgttttattgcccaacaatttatttaaagctggGCTCCTCCCAATCCTCGCCCCTCCCGAACTGTAAAAGACTATAATGTAAAGTATATCAATGTTTCAGACtaaataacatatttttttcaaacattttaacaaacattttatatatatagatacaaacatatataactTTGTAGTGCATAGCAAAATatcaaatgttaaataaacaaagagcCTACATATGTCTActaattgtattatttacaatttacaatataaaatcTATGTATACTGAGTGTAACaatcattttatatacatatatattagcCAAACTGTTGTGCATTGAAATCAGGGATTGATACCATAATCAAAAAAGATCAACgacaattgttaaattgagaaataatattgaaatggaaaaccccacaaaaagttgcaggcacacaacaaaaacaaatgaaatgtatggaattttaatttattttatgctagaACTACACTTGTCCTATGTATGTACCTATGTCTGTATAATATGTACTATAACTGAACTATCTTtgctaaatattataaaatataaaagtgtataaaaccCTTGGCTTAGTCAGTTTCTTTGGTTTTGAATTTAGCGGGCGATAGTATAATAATAGATATAATCGAGACCTTACAGAGTCATATGGCATTTGGCTTATcgacaaaataaaacaatcgCAGCGCAATAACAGCTGTATTGAAGCTTTCGATATATCGATTACGTCATTTACCAGCTCTACACGCAAGTTGGTTGTCACATCACTAAAGGCCGTAATGTAAACAGTatataatatgcaaagcatttgcGATTTAAAATAGATAGCTTGCGTATATGTTAAGTATATAGTTACTAACGCACACCAGCATATAAGCAATTGTAGGCGATAACAAAATTCTTAATTATCATAGAAAtcttaattaaacaaaaatgcgcAACAACACGCGcgcgttttattttaatgtattttgtgTTTACAACTTTTGTGAAGTGTATTAAATTCTTTTCtgtgattattattattgccagttgccagtagTTGTAAACATGTCCGCTAACGGTCACGGTCACGATGTCAGCGacaatattgaaataaaatcgAATCCAAATGGTGAGGATCATGCTGCACTACGTCAGGTCAGCACGGGTTCGTTGGAGAAGATGGTGCCAGCCTCACCAACTTTACAAAGTCCGGCAATGAAACGCAATGCGAGTCACGGCAATCTCATGAGCCAGGAAATCAAGGAAGCACGTGTACGTGTCATCTATACAGGTGGCACCATAGGCATGATGCGCAATGAACAAAATGGTAAGTAGCTAGACAATGTGCTTACATGGCTTAATGCTATGTATTCTTTGGCAGTCCTGGCACCCACACCCAATGCCCTGGTGCGTCTTATACGCAAATATCCCAATATACACGATGAAGAGTATGCTCAGCGTCGTTTTGGCCCTGGCGCTTCCATGGCACCACTAGTGCTACCATTTGTTGAGGGGGAGGCACGCCGCGTGCTCTACCAGGTGACGGAGTATACACCGCTGTTGGACTCTAGCAACATGACCATGCATGATTGGGCACGCATTGCCAATGATATTTATGTAAGTCTGATGTAAAATTAGTCAGAATTGgtgtaaatttctttttagtcACCGTTCAAGTTTTATCttttattagaaaaaaaaaccacaaactttattacttttatacaTAGTTCTTATCAGTTTTATGCTTTgtcaaaattgatttattagtTATCTTTTGTGTGCGTATGCATTCTACATActcatatttatatgtatgtatctattcatatacacataaaaatgtttaaaacccgttgccaaaagttttaattgcttgatTTTCACATGTCAATAATAAGTGCTCAGTaatcaaatattattgcatCATTGTTATTCTAAGTGCAGTTCTGTTTATTAACATGTGTGCCCGtgtttttaaataagctttaataattcaacaatttatttaatggctAAGAGTTTTgtgtaacaaacaaaattttgaaagtcttaaatatttcttaggATTACTCATTCATTGGAATatcttaattgaattttaaattacaaactgtatataataaatgaatttccATTATCTCAATTTTTGTTATAGCAATCCTATGAGTTCTTTGATGGTTTCGTTGTGCTCCATGGCACGGATACACTGTCCTACACCGCCAGCGCATTGTCCTTTATGCTGGAGAACCTTGGGAAGACTGTCATTATCACAGGCTCACAGTTGCCCATCTTTGAGACACGCACCGATGGCAAGGATAACTTTACTTCGGCTTTAATAATAGCAGGCAACTATGTTATACCCGAGGTCTGCGTCTTCTTTGGCAATAAGCTGCTGCGTGGCAACCGCACAGTGAAAGTGAGCACGAATGCCATGGATGCCTTCAATTCACCTAATGTACCGCCTTTGGCGCATATAGGCATCAATGTGATTGTGGATTATCGCCAGATCTTTCGACCCTGCAGCGTGGAACGATTCTGTGTGTATCCGCAGCTGGATGAGAATGTGGGCTTGCTACGCATCTTTCCCAGCATTAGCTTATCCACATTTCGTGCATTTTTGGCGCCACCTATACGTGGCGTAGTGCTGCAATCCTTTGGCTCTGGAAATATGCCCTCCAATCGCAAGGACTTGATAGATGAGCTACAGGCAGCTTGCGAACGTGGCGTTATTGTCATTAACTGCACTCAATGTCCCAATGGTTCAGTGTCCGCGCGCTATGCTACAGGCAAGGTGCTTTTCGATGTGGGCGTTATTCCAGGGTACGATATGACGCCTGAGGCAGCACTTGCCAAACTAGCATATGTCATAGGCAAAACGGAATGGTcgctaaaagttaaaaaagaGGTGATGTCTAAGAATTAATTAACAAGtttcacataaataatttgcaaatttgaaCTTTTTAGATGATGCAATCTAACTTACGTGGTGAATTGACCTCCATGTCTGCACCCAAGTTGGAGGATTATGATTTAGTGGATGCTGTGGCGCGATCATTGCATTTATCCTCTCCCGAGGAATTGGATCAATTAGGCGCCACCCTCTTTCCGGCCATGATCAATGCTGCTGTGGTCGAGGGCAATATAAAGAAGATAAATAATCTCAAAGCCTACGGCGCCGATCTTTCCGGATCAAATCATGACTATCGCACAGCGTTGCATTTAGCCTGTCAGCTGGGTAATATGGAAATTGTGCGCCATCTCTTGCATAATGGTGTCTCAGTGCATATACGCGATCGTTATGATCGCACGCCACTGCAGGAGGCTGTCTCCACGGATAATCATGAGATTATACAGCTGCTCATTAGCTGTGGCGCCCACCTGACAGGCTCCTCGCGTGCTGTGGGTGAACAGCTTTGTGCTGCAGCTTCGCGTGGCTCCTTGAAGCGTTTGCAATCGTATCAGCTGGCAGGCGCTGATTTATCGCTACCTGATCCTTCTGGACGCACCGCATTGCATGTGGCTGCCTTGCATGGCTTTGTGGAGTTGGTGCATTATCTCTTACCGTTTATGGAGAATCGTCATGAGCAGGACTTTCTGGGTCTGAGTGCGTTGGAGTATGCCAAGCGTGGTAATCATGCAAGCGTTATTGAAGTCCTCGAAAATGCCTAAATTACTTACCAGCAAGAACTTATTACCTCAGTAGTCTAGTCCACTTGTTCCTGACATCAGTGTGCTTTAAAtgttacttaatttaatatatgaatTTTACATAGTTAAGGAAATAGCTCGAAAGATGATGATATTATCatgtatttaaatgcaatagttaattttgttatcctgttttttatatgcatatatttatatatgtatgtatatgtattttcatggtatttgttttctttttatatacttatgcaaataaaaaattattatgtagCTTGCACTTAAATAacgtttataaatttcaaattatatctTTACCAAATGGAGTTATTATCTAGCTTGGCCTCAGCTTAATTTCGCATGGTTTTAAAAAGTGTGTACACCCCAATGGAATGTTAACGCTGGAGATCGTTAGTGGCTTAAATAGGCTGACAGAGT is part of the Drosophila busckii strain San Diego stock center, stock number 13000-0081.31 chromosome X, ASM1175060v1, whole genome shotgun sequence genome and encodes:
- the LOC108605590 gene encoding L-asparaginase, with product MSANGHGHDVSDNIEIKSNPNGEDHAALRQVSTGSLEKMVPASPTLQSPAMKRNASHGNLMSQEIKEARVRVIYTGGTIGMMRNEQNVLAPTPNALVRLIRKYPNIHDEEYAQRRFGPGASMAPLVLPFVEGEARRVLYQVTEYTPLLDSSNMTMHDWARIANDIYQSYEFFDGFVVLHGTDTLSYTASALSFMLENLGKTVIITGSQLPIFETRTDGKDNFTSALIIAGNYVIPEVCVFFGNKLLRGNRTVKVSTNAMDAFNSPNVPPLAHIGINVIVDYRQIFRPCSVERFCVYPQLDENVGLLRIFPSISLSTFRAFLAPPIRGVVLQSFGSGNMPSNRKDLIDELQAACERGVIVINCTQCPNGSVSARYATGKVLFDVGVIPGYDMTPEAALAKLAYVIGKTEWSLKVKKEMMQSNLRGELTSMSAPKLEDYDLVDAVARSLHLSSPEELDQLGATLFPAMINAAVVEGNIKKINNLKAYGADLSGSNHDYRTALHLACQLGNMEIVRHLLHNGVSVHIRDRYDRTPLQEAVSTDNHEIIQLLISCGAHLTGSSRAVGEQLCAAASRGSLKRLQSYQLAGADLSLPDPSGRTALHVAALHGFVELVHYLLPFMENRHEQDFLGLSALEYAKRGNHASVIEVLENA
- the LOC108607136 gene encoding small G protein signaling modulator 1, with product MVQTNADDFKERLIASVKKEVKQLMEEAVTKKYVHEESSSVTSLCAAVEACLSQGLRRRALGLFKTSSTTALLHKIAKTCPEAEHISKLVQEIESCDPNKRSSSSSDSFNRPPMLKKGSNSSMCSTSVAAGVCSSMSSTVGATVSTSNSSMSLASMKYLWIRLALYEKRLTKIIEYLVCNAQSYYDRDALVADADYGSILSSLLVGPCALEFTRAKTADHYWTDPHADELVQRHRISCRRSSSTCTRPPIINFKRSLNTSSDEASNGSFKSIASATVAKDYVESLHQNAKATLLYGKNNVHVQPKDVAELMPGYLSLHQNIQTLTIKWTPNQLMNGYNEAEDEDIDKEVFWAYALNINVDDIVYVHCHQSRGEDSGGTVILVSQDGVQRPPIHFPEGGHMQQFLSCLETGLLPHGQLDPPLWSQRGIGKMFLWPKSMRRRILPSVMESVDETPIDYVFRIVSKSKHEEFAATHSILDFVRSTPRRAQLSSCSTSTTGSSDCSNKSLSIDQYPLESPLLQQHNQSTSIEMVCSTMRRQIISRAFYGWLAYCRHLSTVRTHLSGLVHGRITPEMKADEEGLTKERWERLNAEGTLSNSTEFYRLVYFGGVQPELRKEVWPYLLGHYAFGSTKEERVKQDDTCKHYYETTMSEWLAVDAIVQQREKEKTARAVAKLSSGSTSGNERTVRAADVESGGELENEVFEDISDISDPGDLEFDDEQRQQQHFQQQEAVSTTHLSVKPIPRTMKTSTDSGHVEENLEELDEEEEQQQQQEQQTTVKEQAKPKELPPSCSTSTTSSYETVGGAAQPSDMRGVLSPEYLSADDLQAQLPEDEEASKLPQQAAVIVTNASIDIANWERSSKAEANEQMPTLTEQQDTATTNLDSLQQPKSACASPASSNGGVYSSELLEQFGLNLHRIEKDVQRCDRNYSYFANENLDKLRNVISTYVWEHLDIGYMQGMCDLVAPLLVIFDDESLSYSCFCKLMERMIENFPSGGAMDMHFANMRSLIQILDSEMYDLMDSNGDYTHFYFCYRWFLLDFKRELVYDDVFATWEVIWAAKHIASGHFVLFLALALLETYRDIILSNSMDFTDVIKFFNEMAERHNAQAVLQLARSLVLQLQMIIENK